Proteins from one Emcibacter sp. SYSU 3D8 genomic window:
- the fmdA gene encoding formamidase has protein sequence MTDTLIKVDLSQSAYDNDMIHNRWHPDIPMVAWVRPGDDFIVECVDWTGGQIKNDDDASDVRDVDLSQVHFLSGPIGVKGAEPGDLLVVDFLDIGAFSDSLWGFNGFFSKKNGGGFLTEHFPEAQKSIWDIKGMFTSSRHIPGVNFAGLIHPGLIGCLPSKEMLNTWNTREAELYNTDPDRVPALATLPYGPTAHMGRMQGDAAKSAAAEGARTVPPREHGGNCDIKDLSRGAKVFFPVYVDGGGLSMGDLHFSQGDGEITFCGAIEMAGWIHLKVSLIKGGMAKYGVKNPIFKPSPITPTYNDYLIFEGISVDEGGKQHYLDVHIAYRQACLNAIEYLKKFGYSGAQAYAILGTAPVQGHISGVVDIPNACATLWLPTEIFEFSIQPGADGPTIFDTKGIDVPLAKDL, from the coding sequence ATGACCGACACACTCATCAAAGTGGACCTGAGCCAGTCCGCCTACGACAACGACATGATTCACAATCGCTGGCATCCCGACATTCCCATGGTCGCGTGGGTGAGGCCTGGGGATGACTTCATCGTGGAATGCGTCGATTGGACCGGCGGACAGATCAAGAACGACGACGACGCGTCCGACGTGCGCGACGTCGACCTGTCGCAGGTGCATTTCCTGTCAGGTCCCATTGGGGTGAAGGGAGCCGAGCCGGGTGATCTGCTGGTCGTCGACTTCCTGGATATCGGCGCGTTCTCGGATAGCCTGTGGGGCTTCAACGGATTCTTCTCGAAGAAGAACGGCGGCGGGTTCCTCACCGAGCATTTCCCCGAGGCGCAGAAGTCGATCTGGGATATCAAGGGCATGTTCACCAGCTCGCGGCACATTCCGGGCGTGAACTTCGCCGGGCTGATCCATCCTGGCCTGATCGGCTGCCTGCCGTCGAAGGAAATGCTGAACACCTGGAATACGCGCGAGGCCGAACTCTACAATACCGATCCCGACCGGGTGCCGGCGCTGGCCACGCTGCCCTATGGGCCGACCGCCCATATGGGCCGCATGCAGGGTGACGCAGCCAAATCCGCCGCGGCCGAGGGCGCCCGGACTGTGCCCCCCCGCGAGCATGGCGGCAATTGCGACATCAAGGACCTGTCGCGCGGCGCGAAGGTGTTCTTTCCTGTCTATGTGGATGGTGGCGGGCTTTCCATGGGCGACCTGCACTTCAGCCAGGGTGATGGCGAGATCACCTTCTGCGGCGCCATCGAGATGGCAGGCTGGATCCATCTGAAGGTCAGCCTGATCAAGGGGGGCATGGCCAAGTACGGCGTTAAGAACCCGATCTTCAAACCCAGCCCGATTACGCCGACCTACAACGACTATCTGATCTTCGAAGGCATTTCGGTCGATGAGGGTGGCAAGCAGCACTATCTGGATGTGCACATCGCCTATCGCCAGGCATGCCTGAATGCCATCGAGTATCTGAAGAAGTTCGGCTATTCGGGCGCTCAGGCCTACGCCATTCTCGGCACGGCGCCGGTCCAGGGACACATATCGGGCGTCGTCGACATCCCGAATGCCTGTGCCACCCTTTGGCTGCCCACGGAGATATTCGAGTTCAGCATCCAGCCGGGCGCCGACGGACCGACGATCTTCGACACCAAGGGCATCGACGTGCCGCTGGCCAAGGACCTGTGA
- the urtA gene encoding urea ABC transporter substrate-binding protein produces the protein MLAAVALAPLAAHAADKANTTGLAVTDTTVKVGILHSVTGTMAISETGSVQAEKLAIKQINDMGGVLGRKIEFIQEDGASDWPTFAEKAKKLLVNDKVAAVFGCWTSASRKAVLPVFEQYNGMLYYPTFYEGLEQSPNVIYTGQEATQQIIAGIDWVAKTKGAKTFYLLGSDYIWPRTSNKIARKHIEKLGLKVVGEDYYPLGHTQFNSVINKIKLKKPDVIYAIVVGGSNVAFYKQLKAAGIDMTKEKPLLLTISVTEDEIQGIGGENIVGAYAVMKYFQSLDNPNNKAFVKAFKAMWGKDIVIGDVTQAAYLGPWLWKAAVEKAGSFDVDATKKSLPGIELKTAPEGYVKVHPNHHLWSKTRVGLAQLDGQYKLVYETKDLVEPDPFPKGYQ, from the coding sequence ATGCTGGCGGCGGTGGCGCTGGCGCCGCTAGCCGCCCATGCCGCGGACAAGGCCAATACCACCGGACTCGCGGTCACTGACACAACCGTGAAGGTCGGCATTCTTCACTCTGTGACCGGGACCATGGCAATCTCGGAAACCGGTTCGGTGCAGGCCGAAAAGTTGGCGATCAAGCAGATCAACGACATGGGCGGGGTGCTGGGCCGCAAGATCGAGTTCATCCAGGAAGACGGCGCCTCCGACTGGCCGACCTTTGCTGAAAAGGCCAAGAAACTGCTGGTCAATGACAAGGTTGCCGCTGTGTTCGGCTGCTGGACCTCGGCCTCGCGCAAGGCGGTGTTGCCGGTATTCGAGCAATACAACGGCATGCTGTACTACCCGACCTTCTATGAAGGTCTCGAGCAGTCGCCGAATGTCATTTACACCGGCCAGGAAGCTACCCAGCAGATCATCGCCGGCATCGACTGGGTCGCCAAGACCAAGGGGGCCAAGACTTTCTACCTGCTCGGCTCCGACTACATCTGGCCGCGGACTTCCAACAAGATCGCCCGCAAGCACATCGAGAAGCTGGGTTTGAAGGTGGTGGGCGAAGACTACTATCCGCTTGGCCATACCCAGTTCAACTCGGTCATCAACAAGATCAAGCTGAAAAAGCCCGACGTGATCTACGCGATCGTCGTCGGCGGCTCCAACGTTGCCTTCTACAAGCAGCTGAAGGCGGCCGGCATCGATATGACCAAAGAAAAGCCGCTGCTCCTGACCATCTCGGTCACCGAGGACGAAATCCAGGGAATCGGCGGTGAGAACATCGTCGGCGCCTATGCGGTCATGAAGTACTTCCAGAGCCTGGATAACCCCAACAACAAGGCCTTCGTGAAGGCTTTCAAGGCAATGTGGGGCAAGGACATCGTCATCGGCGACGTCACCCAGGCGGCCTATCTGGGCCCGTGGCTGTGGAAAGCCGCGGTCGAGAAGGCAGGCAGCTTCGACGTCGACGCCACCAAGAAGTCGTTGCCCGGCATCGAGCTGAAGACCGCGCCGGAAGGCTACGTGAAGGTTCACCCCAACCATCACCTCTGGTCGAAGACCCGTGTCGGTCTGGCCCAACTCGATGGCCAATACAAGCTGGTCTACGAGACCAAGGACCTGGTTGAGCCTGATCCGTTCCCCAAGGGCTACCAGTAG
- a CDS encoding zinc ribbon domain-containing protein — translation MPTYGYICPDCGPFERFRPMAESAEPSDCPGCGTTAPRVILTAPRMAMMDAGARTAHATNEKAAHSPDFSTKASRNAGGHGPGCSCCASNKKPSRAVYTADGSKTFPSARPWMISH, via the coding sequence ATGCCAACCTACGGCTATATCTGTCCTGACTGCGGCCCCTTCGAGCGCTTCCGGCCCATGGCCGAAAGCGCCGAGCCGTCCGATTGCCCCGGCTGTGGCACGACCGCGCCCCGTGTGATCCTGACGGCACCGCGTATGGCCATGATGGACGCGGGTGCCCGAACGGCCCACGCCACCAACGAAAAGGCCGCCCACAGCCCTGATTTCTCGACCAAGGCATCGCGAAACGCGGGCGGGCACGGACCGGGTTGTTCTTGCTGCGCCAGCAACAAGAAGCCCAGCCGCGCCGTCTATACTGCCGATGGCAGCAAGACCTTCCCTTCGGCCAGGCCCTGGATGATCTCGCACTAG
- the urtD gene encoding urea ABC transporter ATP-binding protein UrtD, with translation MNATHTQQDFLLAVEGLTVSFDGFKAVDDLSFYIDENEIRVIIGPNGAGKTTVLDLICGRTKATSGSIRFRGKELTSMREDRIVHAGVGRKFQTPSIYEDLTVFENLEISYPRGRSVWGALAFKRDQQVIERVDEIAETIFLSEHLGLKAAYLSHGQKQWLEIGMLLIQDPDLLMLDEPVAGMSVSERKKTAELLNRIIKDRSVIVIEHDMKFVEDIADKVIVLHQGKILSQGTMEKVQADPKVVDVYLGH, from the coding sequence ATGAACGCAACCCACACGCAACAGGACTTCCTTCTCGCCGTCGAGGGCCTCACCGTTTCGTTCGACGGGTTCAAGGCAGTCGATGACCTGTCCTTCTACATCGACGAGAACGAGATCAGGGTCATCATTGGCCCCAACGGCGCTGGCAAGACCACGGTGCTCGACCTGATCTGCGGCCGCACCAAGGCCACGTCCGGATCCATCAGGTTCCGGGGCAAGGAACTGACCAGCATGCGCGAGGACCGCATCGTTCATGCGGGTGTCGGCCGGAAGTTCCAGACGCCGTCGATCTACGAGGATTTGACCGTGTTCGAAAACCTGGAAATCTCGTACCCGCGTGGTCGCTCGGTCTGGGGTGCGCTGGCGTTCAAGCGGGACCAGCAGGTGATTGAGCGGGTCGACGAGATCGCCGAGACAATCTTCCTGTCCGAGCACCTTGGCCTGAAGGCCGCCTATCTCAGCCACGGCCAGAAGCAGTGGCTTGAGATCGGCATGCTGCTGATCCAGGACCCTGATCTGCTGATGCTCGACGAGCCGGTCGCCGGCATGAGCGTCAGCGAGCGCAAGAAGACCGCGGAACTGCTCAACCGGATCATCAAGGACCGATCAGTGATCGTCATCGAGCACGACATGAAGTTCGTCGAGGACATCGCCGACAAGGTCATCGTCTTGCACCAGGGCAAGATCTTGTCCCAGGGCACCATGGAAAAGGTGCAGGCCGACCCCAAGGTCGTCGACGTCTATCTGGGCCACTAG
- the urtA gene encoding urea ABC transporter substrate-binding protein produces MNQVFTQGLKSAVKPARSLIAAGVIAATAFGATAAQAADTIKVGILHSLSGTMAISETTLKDVMLMLIEEQNKKGGLLGKKLEAVVVDPASDWPLFAEKARELLAKQKVAAVFGCWTSVSRKSVLPVFEELNGVLFYPVQYEGEESSRNVFYTGAAPNQQAIPAVDYLMKEEGVKRWVLAGTDYVYPRTTNKILEAYLKSKGVAAADIMINYTPFGHSDWQNIVADIKKFGSGGKKTAVVSTINGDANVPFYKELGNQGIKAEDIPVVAFSVGEEELAGLDTKPLVGHLAAWNYFMSEKNPANTEFIKKWQAFIKNPKRVTNDPMEAHYIGFNMWVQAVKKANSINPDKVIDAMVGISVPNLTGGYSAMLPNHHITKPVLIGEIQGNGQIQTVQKTPGLIVGDEWSDYLPDSKDLISDWRAPLSCGNYNVKTGKCGGKSK; encoded by the coding sequence ATGAACCAGGTTTTCACGCAGGGATTGAAATCGGCCGTAAAGCCAGCCAGATCGCTGATCGCGGCGGGCGTCATAGCCGCCACGGCCTTTGGCGCGACGGCCGCCCAGGCCGCCGACACGATCAAGGTCGGTATTCTGCACTCGCTTTCGGGCACCATGGCGATCAGCGAGACAACGTTGAAGGACGTCATGCTCATGCTGATCGAAGAGCAGAACAAGAAGGGTGGCCTGCTCGGCAAGAAGCTCGAGGCTGTCGTCGTCGATCCGGCTTCCGACTGGCCGCTGTTCGCCGAGAAAGCGCGCGAGCTGCTCGCCAAGCAGAAAGTGGCGGCGGTGTTCGGCTGCTGGACGTCGGTTTCGCGCAAGTCCGTGCTGCCGGTGTTCGAGGAACTGAATGGTGTCTTGTTCTATCCGGTGCAGTACGAAGGCGAGGAATCCTCGCGTAACGTGTTCTATACCGGCGCCGCGCCGAACCAGCAGGCGATTCCCGCGGTCGACTACCTGATGAAGGAAGAAGGCGTTAAGCGCTGGGTGCTGGCAGGCACCGATTATGTCTATCCGCGCACGACCAACAAGATTCTCGAAGCCTACCTGAAGTCGAAGGGCGTCGCTGCCGCCGACATCATGATCAACTACACGCCGTTTGGACACTCCGACTGGCAGAACATCGTCGCCGACATCAAGAAATTCGGTTCGGGCGGCAAGAAGACCGCGGTGGTGTCGACCATCAACGGCGACGCCAATGTGCCCTTCTACAAGGAACTGGGCAACCAGGGTATCAAGGCCGAGGACATTCCGGTCGTCGCGTTCTCGGTCGGTGAGGAAGAGTTGGCCGGCCTCGATACCAAGCCGCTTGTCGGCCATCTGGCCGCCTGGAACTATTTCATGTCCGAAAAGAACCCGGCGAACACCGAGTTCATCAAGAAGTGGCAGGCCTTCATCAAGAATCCCAAGCGGGTGACCAACGATCCCATGGAAGCCCACTACATCGGCTTCAACATGTGGGTCCAGGCCGTGAAGAAGGCCAACAGCATTAATCCCGACAAGGTGATCGATGCGATGGTCGGTATCTCGGTGCCCAACCTGACAGGTGGGTACTCTGCCATGCTGCCGAACCACCACATCACCAAGCCCGTGCTGATCGGCGAGATCCAGGGCAACGGCCAGATCCAGACCGTGCAGAAGACGCCCGGCCTGATCGTGGGCGACGAATGGTCCGATTATCTGCCGGACTCGAAGGACCTGATCTCCGATTGGCGCGCGCCGCTGTCCTGCGGCAACTACAACGTCAAGACCGGCAAGTGCGGCGGCAAGTCCAAATAG
- the urtE gene encoding urea ABC transporter ATP-binding subunit UrtE, with translation MLNVSELHVAYGESEVLHGLDFAVKPNEIIAIMGRNGMGKTTLMKSLMGIVPTKSGMVTIDDTNITGMKSHQRVANGIAYVPQGRMIFSTMTVQENVEVGLTVTGESKVPGDIYELFPVLLEMKKRRGGNLSGGQQQQLAIARALASKPKVLLLDEPTEGIQPSIIREMGRTLKRIRDERGLSIVVSEQVLSFALDIADRVLVMENGEIVHENLRSEVDEAKVASFLSV, from the coding sequence ATGCTCAACGTATCCGAACTCCACGTGGCCTATGGCGAGAGCGAGGTGCTTCACGGCCTCGACTTTGCGGTCAAGCCCAACGAGATCATCGCCATCATGGGCCGCAACGGCATGGGCAAGACCACGCTGATGAAATCCCTGATGGGAATTGTCCCGACCAAGAGCGGCATGGTCACCATCGATGACACCAATATCACCGGTATGAAGAGCCACCAGCGGGTTGCCAACGGCATCGCCTACGTGCCGCAGGGCCGGATGATTTTCTCCACGATGACAGTACAAGAGAACGTGGAGGTGGGCCTGACAGTCACCGGCGAGAGCAAGGTGCCGGGCGACATCTACGAACTGTTCCCTGTGCTGCTTGAGATGAAGAAGCGCCGCGGCGGCAATCTGTCCGGCGGCCAACAGCAGCAACTCGCCATCGCGCGGGCGCTCGCCTCCAAGCCCAAGGTGCTGCTGCTCGACGAGCCCACCGAAGGCATCCAGCCGTCGATCATCCGCGAGATGGGCCGCACCCTGAAGCGAATCCGCGATGAACGGGGGCTGTCCATCGTCGTCTCCGAACAGGTGCTCAGCTTCGCACTCGACATCGCCGACCGGGTGCTGGTGATGGAGAACGGCGAGATCGTCCACGAAAACCTGCGCAGCGAGGTCGACGAAGCCAAGGTCGCCAGCTTCCTGTCTGTCTGA
- the urtC gene encoding urea ABC transporter permease subunit UrtC has translation MIKSRFALYSRNELFSLLILAALLLVVFPLALDVFRLNLVGKYLTYAFVAVGLVLCWGYGGILSLGQGVFFGLGGYCMAMFLKLEASSVENTKIQSTPGIPDFMDWNQITALPSFWEPFHSFPLTLLLIILVPTAFAYIIGVAMFKRRVGGVYFAIITQAFAAILTVLIIGQQGYTGGVNGMTDLRTLLGWDIRTDSAKVILYFVNAGLLIACLVVSQFVLKSKLGRLLVAMRDKEDRVRFSGYDVANFKIFIFCFGAAMCAIGGAMFTLQVGFMSPSFVGIVASIEMVIFCAVGGRLSLLGAVYGALLVNWAKTTLSESFPELWLLAMGGLFIAVVLAFPNGLAGIVQSVSEKLKQRRLAARAKVNPPDGAVPPVLSAPPVLSPAVPAPTERPVRSEAFLGPSGLSEKPAS, from the coding sequence ATGATCAAGTCACGCTTTGCCCTCTATTCCCGCAACGAGCTGTTCTCGCTCCTCATCCTGGCAGCGCTCCTGCTGGTGGTGTTTCCGCTGGCGCTCGACGTGTTTCGCCTCAACCTGGTCGGCAAATACCTGACCTACGCCTTCGTCGCCGTCGGTCTGGTTCTATGCTGGGGCTATGGCGGCATTCTCAGTCTCGGCCAGGGCGTGTTCTTCGGCCTTGGCGGCTATTGCATGGCCATGTTCCTGAAGCTTGAGGCCTCGAGCGTCGAGAACACCAAGATTCAGTCCACGCCCGGTATCCCGGACTTCATGGATTGGAACCAGATCACCGCGCTACCCAGCTTCTGGGAGCCCTTCCACTCGTTCCCGCTGACCCTGCTCCTGATCATCCTGGTACCCACCGCGTTCGCCTACATCATCGGCGTCGCCATGTTCAAGCGGCGGGTGGGCGGAGTGTACTTCGCCATCATCACGCAGGCATTTGCCGCCATCCTCACCGTGCTGATCATCGGGCAGCAGGGCTATACCGGCGGGGTCAACGGCATGACCGATTTGCGCACCCTGCTGGGCTGGGACATCCGTACCGACAGCGCCAAAGTCATTCTGTACTTCGTCAACGCGGGCCTGCTCATTGCCTGCCTGGTGGTCTCCCAGTTCGTGCTCAAATCCAAGCTCGGACGTCTGCTGGTTGCCATGCGCGACAAGGAGGACCGGGTGCGCTTCTCGGGCTATGACGTCGCCAATTTCAAGATATTCATCTTCTGCTTCGGTGCGGCCATGTGCGCCATCGGCGGCGCCATGTTCACCCTGCAGGTGGGTTTCATGTCGCCGTCATTTGTTGGCATCGTTGCGTCGATTGAAATGGTGATCTTCTGTGCCGTCGGCGGGCGGCTGTCGCTGCTGGGTGCGGTTTACGGTGCGCTGCTGGTCAACTGGGCCAAGACCACCCTGTCGGAAAGTTTTCCCGAACTCTGGCTTCTCGCCATGGGCGGTCTGTTCATTGCCGTCGTGCTGGCTTTCCCGAACGGTCTCGCCGGTATCGTTCAGAGCGTCTCGGAAAAGCTGAAGCAGCGCAGGCTCGCAGCCCGCGCCAAAGTCAATCCGCCTGACGGCGCGGTGCCGCCGGTCCTGTCCGCGCCGCCTGTCCTGTCGCCCGCCGTTCCAGCTCCAACCGAGCGGCCGGTGCGGAGCGAAGCCTTCCTGGGTCCGTCCGGGCTCAGCGAAAAGCCAGCGTCCTGA
- a CDS encoding porin, with product MQFTKTMKTGLLSIVGAAAVLASTAPAHAGYKMEIDEDKWISVGAGARVSYNAIEDAAPDGSWSSKFNLDSARLYVNGEVTKWVGVEFNTEIDGDDDIHILDAVVKLQFSEYFNIWMGRFLPPSDRANLSGPYYANIWNFPNVQGYPAIFAGRDNGVAVWGQIGGGKFKYQFGVFEGCSSGKNSCSLADTPFPTRAYNHDTPLFAGRLVYNFFDPEPGYYNSSTYYGTKKILAVGATFMHQAKATGDDVIWGDFTGWSIDVLFEWPVANGGAITLEGAYYNYDTDGLISTLMEGEGFYTQASFLIPGKVGFGQFQPVIRYQDMDRDDGFASSKKWDGGFNYIIDGHNARASFTYGHEDFDFGPSIDSFIVGIQVQI from the coding sequence ATGCAATTCACCAAGACCATGAAAACTGGTTTGCTCTCGATCGTCGGCGCCGCCGCGGTTCTGGCAAGCACGGCGCCGGCCCATGCCGGGTACAAGATGGAAATCGACGAAGACAAGTGGATCAGCGTCGGCGCCGGCGCACGCGTGTCGTACAACGCCATCGAAGACGCCGCGCCGGACGGCAGCTGGTCAAGCAAGTTCAATCTCGACAGCGCCCGCCTCTATGTGAATGGCGAGGTTACCAAGTGGGTTGGCGTCGAGTTCAACACCGAAATCGACGGCGACGACGACATCCATATCCTTGATGCCGTCGTGAAGCTGCAGTTCAGCGAATATTTCAATATTTGGATGGGGCGCTTCTTGCCGCCCTCCGACCGCGCCAACCTGTCTGGCCCTTATTACGCCAACATCTGGAACTTTCCGAACGTCCAGGGCTATCCGGCCATTTTCGCTGGCCGCGACAACGGCGTCGCCGTCTGGGGCCAGATAGGCGGCGGCAAGTTCAAGTACCAGTTCGGCGTGTTCGAGGGCTGCTCCAGTGGCAAGAATTCGTGCAGCCTCGCCGATACGCCGTTTCCGACCCGCGCCTATAACCACGATACCCCGCTGTTCGCCGGCCGCCTTGTCTACAATTTCTTCGATCCGGAGCCCGGCTATTACAACTCCAGCACCTATTACGGCACCAAGAAGATCCTCGCCGTCGGCGCGACCTTCATGCATCAGGCAAAGGCGACCGGCGATGATGTCATCTGGGGCGACTTCACCGGCTGGAGCATCGACGTGTTGTTCGAGTGGCCGGTGGCCAACGGCGGCGCGATCACTCTGGAAGGCGCCTACTACAATTACGATACCGACGGCCTCATTTCGACACTGATGGAAGGCGAAGGGTTCTACACCCAGGCCAGCTTCCTGATTCCCGGGAAGGTGGGCTTTGGCCAGTTCCAGCCAGTCATTCGGTACCAGGACATGGACCGTGACGACGGCTTCGCCAGCAGCAAGAAGTGGGATGGCGGCTTCAACTATATCATCGACGGTCACAACGCCCGGGCGTCGTTCACCTATGGCCACGAGGACTTCGATTTCGGTCCGTCCATCGACTCGTTCATCGTCGGCATTCAGGTCCAGATCTAG
- the urtB gene encoding urea ABC transporter permease subunit UrtB, producing MFDGYTASELGSIFAMQGFAGLLLFSVFVLMALGLAIIFGQMGVINMAHGEFMILGAYVTYLCSQLVENYAPALFGIYFFVAMILAFLVSGGLGMLVEWAIIRHLYKRPLDTLLATWGLSLILQQLYRSIFGAREVGVSLPDYLMGSFPISETIEVPINGVFVMVLTLTITFVVYLLMYRSSWGKQVRAVMQNRVMAGAVGINTERTDRLTFGIGCGIAGIAGSAFTMIGSTGPTAGQLYIVDTFLVVVFGGAASLLGTIASAFTISQAQSTLEFFMSGSMAKVFTLLTIVGILMLRPQGLFSLKVRK from the coding sequence ATGTTTGACGGTTACACGGCGAGCGAACTCGGTTCGATCTTCGCCATGCAAGGCTTCGCCGGCCTGCTCCTGTTCTCGGTGTTCGTTCTGATGGCCCTCGGTCTCGCGATCATCTTCGGACAGATGGGGGTCATCAACATGGCCCATGGCGAGTTCATGATCCTGGGCGCCTACGTCACCTATCTCTGCTCGCAACTGGTCGAGAACTACGCACCCGCCCTGTTCGGGATATACTTTTTTGTGGCCATGATACTGGCATTCCTGGTGTCCGGAGGCCTAGGCATGCTGGTCGAGTGGGCGATCATCCGCCATCTCTACAAGCGACCTCTCGATACATTGCTCGCCACCTGGGGCCTCAGCCTTATCCTCCAGCAGCTTTACCGCTCCATTTTCGGCGCACGCGAGGTGGGCGTGAGCCTGCCCGATTACCTGATGGGCTCGTTTCCCATCAGCGAGACCATCGAAGTGCCGATCAACGGCGTGTTCGTGATGGTTCTGACTCTCACCATCACCTTCGTTGTCTACCTGCTGATGTACAGGTCTTCGTGGGGCAAGCAGGTGCGCGCGGTAATGCAGAACCGGGTGATGGCCGGCGCCGTCGGCATCAACACCGAGCGAACCGACCGTCTGACTTTCGGCATCGGCTGCGGCATCGCCGGCATCGCCGGCAGCGCCTTCACCATGATCGGCTCCACCGGGCCAACCGCCGGCCAGCTCTACATCGTCGACACGTTCCTCGTCGTGGTGTTCGGCGGCGCGGCTAGCCTGCTGGGCACTATCGCGTCGGCTTTCACCATCAGCCAGGCCCAGTCGACGCTGGAGTTCTTCATGTCGGGCTCCATGGCCAAGGTGTTTACCCTGTTGACCATCGTCGGCATCCTGATGCTGCGTCCCCAGGGTCTGTTCTCGCTCAAAGTGCGGAAGTAG